Part of the Deltaproteobacteria bacterium genome, ATCACCTGCCGGTGAATTTTTGCCTTTTTCGCCTTTTCGAGGCCATAAACCGGAAAAAAGCCGCAGATAAACCACAAGTGCCCCGATAAAAACAGCCTCGGTCAGCTCCTCCCACACCTCGAACCAGACAGGGGTTTCCCTGAAAACTCCGAAAAGCATGAACCTGAAAAAGGAAAAGCCCATGGCTCCAGTACCCGCCGCAAACAGGGCCTGGGCCAGTTCCATATCCCTGTTTTTCCATATAACAACGGATGCCGCGATGAAAAATCCGAAGGCCAGAACCGGGCAGTATCTGATTTCAAAAAGCTGGTATAGGGCCGGATGAGAGTAATTGTAGAAAACGCCCCAGATTTCGGAATTCAGGGAAACCATCCAAAGCCTGCCGAAAAGCGGTATCAGGGAGCACAGGGCAAGGGCGAATCCAAGGAAGATAAAGGCGTTCAAAAGGCCGCACCCGGGGTTTCCGGCGCCGCTGCACGAGCCGCACAGGGGGCGCAGGGCGCATGGGCTTCCGGGCCGTTCGTAGCGCAGAAGGTGCAATTTTACTCCCTTCGACGCGGCGTAAGCGAAAAATCCGAAGCAGAAAAGCATTCCCGTTATGTGGATGTATTCCAGAAAGTGGGAGTCGTGATCGGCGAAAAAGGTGTAGTTGGCGGCGCAGCCGTTTTCCCCCACGAAAAAGGCAGCCATGGCCCATCCCAGGAGCCGGTGGGTTTCATTCTTCGTCCGAAAAAAAATAATGCCCAGGATGAGGGCAAAGAGCGTGTACAGAGGCTTTACCCCGTAGCCGGTGAACACCTGCATGTTCTGGGGAAAGGCTCCGAGCGGAAGGCTCGGCGGAGAAGCGGGTTTTCCGCATGGGCCGAGAAAACCAAGCGGCTGGGAAAGGCCCTTTCTGCCTGCCGCCGGGATCACGGCCGCCATGCCGTCCCTCACGTTATGGGCGTCGAAGCCCTTCCGAATCAGAATCCGCACGGCGGGCGCGCTCAAAAGCCCGGACTCGCACAGAACCAGGATTTTCTTTCCACGAAACCCGGAAAAATCCTTTTCCGCGAATTTTTCATCATAGGGCATGTTGACGGAAGGAATCAGGCGGAAGGAATCGTAATCAGCGCAGCTCCTTATATCCAGAAGCGCCACCCGGTCAGCCGCCCCTGCAAGAAGTTCCAGGGCGGTTTTGGCTTTAACCACGGGAACCCGGAAGAAAAAAAAGTTCCAGACAAGGGGAATCGCGGCCAGCACGCAAAAAATCGCCCACAGGATTTTCATCCGCCTTTTTGACATGGCTTTCCCCCGGAGAATTTCGAGCGGAAATCTTTGGCCAGTTAAGGAAGAAAACCCTTTAAGCGCCGCTGGCCGACGCCCGCCGAATCATGCCCATTGCATCGTTGACAAGTATCCCGCTTGACCTTACTCTGCACCTTAAGAGGTTCCGTTGCAACATTTTCCGGGCGGTGTCATGAAAAAGCGCACAAAGCGAATCCTTTTCGGCCTTTCCTTGTTCCTGCTCATGGCCGCAGGAGGTTCAGCCGCCTTCCTGGCTTACCTTTACAACAATCCCTCAGGCATTCTGCCCCTCGTGCTCGAAAGGTTTCAGGATGAAACCGGGCTTTTGCTTTCAGCCGACACCTTTCTTCTGGACAAGCCCGGCCCTCACCGGTTCCGGCTTACCGGCCACAGGGTGCGGGTGGCTGACCGCCTTGGCATGTCCACGGTGCTTTCAGCGGAAAACCTTTCGGTGATCTGCGACCTCTCACGCCTTCTCCGGGGCGTGGTGGTGGTGGAAACCGTGCGCCTTTCCGGGCTTTCCGCACAGGTGACCGTAAAGGAAGACGGAAGGATGAGCCTTGGCGGATGGGTCCTTCCAAAAAAGAAAGCCGGACGAAGGGAAAAGCCCTCCATAAGGGTGGCCGATCTGGACATAGCCCAAAGCTCCCTTAATTTTGACCTGCCCAAAAAGTGGGGCGCGGGCCGGGTGTCGGTGGCGAATTTCTTCGCGCGAGCAACGCCGGAGCCCGGTGGAGGCGCGTTTAAGGCGGGCGGGCTGGTGGGCCGGGCCGGTAAAACCGGAAAAATAGCCGCATCGGGAAAAAAGAAGGCGGGAGCCTGGAGCTTTCACGTGACCGGGGAAAATCTTCCCGCCGACGGATTCACAATTCCCGCCGCCGGAAAAAGCGTTCCGGCCATGCCTGTTTTCGCGTCGCTAAACCTTGACGGAAACCTTGTGCTGACTGACAAGGGCGCGGTTTCGGCAAAGGCCCTCGTTCGGATCAGGGACGCCTTTGCGAAAAATCACAAGGTTCCGGGCGGGCGCATCGTGATGTCCGACTTGTCGGGTATAGCAAGCCTTGCATCGAACCCTGACTCCGGCCTGGTAGCCAATTTCACGGTAAAAAACCTGGCCCTTGCCTTTTCGCGGTTCACCGGGCTTCTTTCCTATAAAAAGGGCGGGCATGACCCGGCCCTTTTCTCGATGAATATAAATGCCGGGGATTTTTTGTGGGACGATTTCAAGCCCTGGCTGGCGGGTTTTCTGGTTCCGAGCACGGGCCTGTTTCTGAAAACCAACATCACAGACGCCCTGTGCCGGAACGTCAAACTCAGGCTCGACTGGAACGAAAAACCGCCCAAGGGCGAGGATCACGTGAAGCTTTCGGTGACCACATCCGCCGAAAACCTTTCCATGACCTTCGACAACCAAAAGATCACCAAGGCCACCGATGTTTCAGCCAACGTCAGCCTGGATACCATGGGGCTTACGGCCGACATCCTTTCCGCCGCAGGAATCGGCTGCAAGGTTTCAAAAGGTACGGTTGACATAGTTTACGGGCTGCCGAAAAAAACACCTCTTTCCTTTTCGTTAAAGGGCCGGGTGGACACGGGGGCGGGCTGGCCCTGGATGAGGGACGCCATCGGCGGAGAAGGCTTCGTCAGCCGCCTCGGCCTATCGGGAATCGCGGACGCGGAAGTCTTCTGGAGCTGGTCCGACATAGCGACCTCAGGAACCGACACCTTTCTTATAAAGGCCCTTACCGGAAACATGTCGGCCAGATTCAATCAGCCAGGGCATCCGCTCGATTTCAAAAGGGTGCGCGGCCATCTTACGGTAAGCCCGGAATCCGTGGTTTTCGACGGTCTTACGGCCTTTTACGGCCCGGTTTCGGTAAGGCTTGCAGGCGACGTGGCCATAACCGACCAGGGGGCTTTTTCCCTTACAGCAAACCTTGGCCGCCTGGAGAGCCTGCTTCCGGCCTTTGACCAGCCCGGCCACCCCTTGGCCGGATGGCGGCCCAGGTCGCTTTCGGGGCTGTGCACGGTGGAGAGAAAAAAATCCGAAACATCTCCCGCCGATATTTCGGCCAGCCTCTCCACCCGCGACGAGGCGGGGAGGGTTTTTTCTGCAAGGGCCCGGTTCTCGCAAAAGTCCTGGGAGATAAGCCAGCTATCCGGCAGGGTCGGAGGATTTTCCATATCCGGGAGCGCCGGGATACCGAAGGGCGACCTTCTTATAAAAAGCGCGCCGAAAGCCGGGCGGATTCCCTACAGCTTAAGCCTTTCCTGGAAGAACGGCAGGGCGAGGTCCGAGCTTTCAGGCCCTGAAATTCTGCTGGATGACTTCATCACCCCCCTGCTTCCAAGGGCCACGAGCGAGGTCCTGGCTTGGATAGCGGCCCAGCCCTCAAGCAAAAAAACGCTTGGGCCGCCCTTTAGACAGGTGGATTTTTCCGCGTTCACGCCCAAGCTCAGGCTCACCCGCGACATGATCGGTCCTGCAAGGGCCACCGGAAGCATTGATCTGGGTGAAACTGGCGGGGTGATCGTCAACAGGCTCAACTTAAACGGACGCACCGCAAGGCTCAGCTATCTTGATCATCCCGACAGAAGCTCCCTTTCCATCAACCTGGATAAGGAAAACTGGGCCGACCTTCTGGCAGTGGCCCGGCAGGCCCTTTCCCCCGCCGAGACCAGGAGGCCGTCATCCCGTCCCAGGCCCTTCGACCTTTCCATAAAGGTGGCAAGCCTCGCCATTCCCGGCCAAAAAGCCGAACCCCTTTCGGCCAGGATCGTCATCACAAGGCCCCTGGGGCGAATGAACGCCAGCGGGCATGTCATTTTGGGGGACCGCACCATTTCGGCCACCGCAGCAGAAACCCCCGAGGGCCTCTCCTCCACGGTTTCCGCCGACCGCATGGAGGCGGCCCTGGCAGGCGCCATGCTGGATGCCGTAAAATCGGACGGTAAGGGCCTTACGGCCAGGGCGGCCCCCCTGCCCTTTTCGCGAGTGGAGCTTTCGGTGGAAGCGGGCAGATTCATATTTTCCGACAGCCTCGCCTCCGCTCTTTCCGCGACTTTTTCCGCCGGATTTTCAAGGGTTCGGGGCGGAACAAAAACTGAAATCGCGGTGAAAAGACTCTCAATTTTCGACATGGAGGCCAAAGGGGCGCTCAGCCTTGGACCGGGGATGAGGCGGGTCAACGCGGCTTTTTCCCGCCTGGACCTGGGAAGGGCGAAGTCGGTGGCCACGGCCATTGCGGGGCTCTTTCCCGCAGGAAGCCCCGGCGCCGAAGCGCCGCCTTTGGAGTTTTCCATAAGCGCGCCAAGGGCCACGGTTCCCGGAAAGGGCTCAATGCCGCTTGTTCTTGCCGGAAAGCTATCGTCCGGTCGGGATTCAACAGACCTGGACCTAATGAAGGCCGGGCTTGGGCCGTCCCGGGGGGCGGGCAGGCTTACCTGGGGAAAGGCCGGGTGGAAGGTTGACGCTTTTTTCGGGTTCCTGGACATGGAGGTCTTGAAGGCGGCCTTTGGCCTGTCCGCGAAAAAGGCCCAGGCCAGGCCAACTCAACCGGTGAAAAAAAAGACCCAGGCTAAACCTGCCGGAACCCGCATCGCCTTTCCCCTGCCCATACCGGACAAGGCAGTGGAAGCCTCGGTTAAGGTGGGCCGACTGGACCTCGGCAGGCGGGGCGTGATTTCCTCGGTGACGGTCAATGGTTCCAGCACCCCGGAAAAGGTGATGCTTTCCGAAATTTCCTGGAAAAAAAAGGGGGAGGAGGCTTTCCGCCTGGCCGGGGTCCTGACAAGGCGTTCCGAGAAGCTATGGCAGGGTGAGATATCGGTGAATTTTTCCGACATGGGCGCAACCGCCGGGGTTTTCTTTCCGCTCAAAGACCCGAAGGACGAAAAATTCCCGGTGGAGGGAGGCCGGACCCACGGGACCGTGAAGGCCGATCTGGTTCCGGCCCCGGACGGCCTGTGGATTCCCAGGGGCCGCCTGTCCTTCGTGTCCAGGGAAGGCCGCATCAACAAGGGCGGCCCCCTGGTTTTCGTGATGGGCGCGCTCTCCCCCTTCAATTACGCAAGGGCCCTGGCGGGAAAAAAATCCGAGCTTTCGGGCGGCGTGGTGTTCGATAAGATGGAAGCTGCGGCGGATTTCAACGGGGGGACGGTGACCCTTTCCAAATTCAGCTTCGAAAGCCCCTCGCTGCGCTACGTGGCCACCGGGGATTTGAACATCGAGACCAACCGCCAGAACCTTTCCGTGTGCGTGCAGCCTTTCAGCATCGTGAACCGGATCATAGCCTTCACCCCCGGCTTGAACTTTCTGCTCCAGAACAAGGATGGGGCCATAATCCAGAGCTGCTTCACCGTTACCGGCGACATGGCCGACCCCAAGGTTACCCCGGTTCCCCAGAGCATGATTCCCACCCGCCTGGGTGACCTCTTCAACCGCTGAACAGGGGTAACGGGCCTTTCCGTCGACGGCCCTCAGGAAACGCCGAGAAGGCTTAAGCGCAGAATGTTGATGGCGCTGGCCGCAAACACGGCCTTGTTGCGGTCCCTGTCCCCAAAGGGAAAATATAGCCGGGTGGCGGTGGCTCCCTCAGGCGTCGCAAGGCCTATGCACACGGTGCCCACGGGTTTTTCGGCGCTGCCTCCGGCAGGCCCGGCGATTCCGGTTGTGGATATCCCGTAGTCGGCCCCGGCTGCCCTTCGCACGCCCTCGGCCATTTCGGAGGCGGTTTCCTCCGAGACGGCCCCGTGCTCCGCAAGGGTTTTCGGACTTACATCCAAGAGGCCGGTTTTCGCCTGGTTGGCGTAGGTGACGGCCCCAAGGAGGAAATAATCGGACGAGCCCGAAACCTGCGTAAGGAGGTGACTTACAAGCCCCCCGGTGCAGCTTTCCGCCACAGCCAGAGTGGCCTTTCGGCTGCGGAGAAGCTCCCCGGCGGCCTCTTCAAGGCTCTTTCCCGAAAGCGACACCACGTGCCGGAAAAGCCTTTCGGAAACGATGCCGCCAGCCCGGTCCAACAGGCTTGCGGTTTCATCAGGCGATTCGCCCCGCGCGTAGATTTTGACCCTTATGACCGGAAAGCTCGCCTGGAGCCCCACGGTGACGCCCGGAACCAGGCCTTCCAGGTCAGCGGTCTGCTCCCCTATGGACGCCTCGGTGGTCCCGAAAAAGCTTATGACCCTTGTTCCGAAATGACCGGCGTCGCCCAGAAGGCCGCGAAGTCGGGGAATCACCTGGTCTGCGAGCATGAGCCGCATCTCGCGGGGCACGCCCGGAAGGAAGAAGAACCTGCATTCACCTATGTTTACTGCAAAACCCGGAGCCGTGCCGATGGGATTGGCGAGGATTTCCGCCCCTTCCGGAAACATGGCCTGCCTTCGGTTGGATTCGGGCATGGGCCTGCCCCAGGCCGCGAAAATGGCCTCTATCCATAAGAGGGCGTCCCGGTTCAAGACCTGTTTCACGCCACAGGCCAGGGCCGCCGCCTCGCTTGACCGGTCGTCGAAGGTGGGCCCAAGGCCCCCGGTCACCACGCAGACGTCCGCCCTTTTCGAGATGTCCCCCATGACCCTGACCAGCCCGGAAAGCTCGTCCCCCACGCAGGTGTGGCGGCTTACG contains:
- a CDS encoding rhodanese-like domain-containing protein, encoding MSKRRMKILWAIFCVLAAIPLVWNFFFFRVPVVKAKTALELLAGAADRVALLDIRSCADYDSFRLIPSVNMPYDEKFAEKDFSGFRGKKILVLCESGLLSAPAVRILIRKGFDAHNVRDGMAAVIPAAGRKGLSQPLGFLGPCGKPASPPSLPLGAFPQNMQVFTGYGVKPLYTLFALILGIIFFRTKNETHRLLGWAMAAFFVGENGCAANYTFFADHDSHFLEYIHITGMLFCFGFFAYAASKGVKLHLLRYERPGSPCALRPLCGSCSGAGNPGCGLLNAFIFLGFALALCSLIPLFGRLWMVSLNSEIWGVFYNYSHPALYQLFEIRYCPVLAFGFFIAASVVIWKNRDMELAQALFAAGTGAMGFSFFRFMLFGVFRETPVWFEVWEELTEAVFIGALVVYLRLFSGLWPRKGEKGKNSPAGD
- a CDS encoding CinA family nicotinamide mononucleotide deamidase-related protein, whose product is MSAEILSTGDEVLLGAVADTNSAHIASVLAGLSMPVSRHTCVGDELSGLVRVMGDISKRADVCVVTGGLGPTFDDRSSEAAALACGVKQVLNRDALLWIEAIFAAWGRPMPESNRRQAMFPEGAEILANPIGTAPGFAVNIGECRFFFLPGVPREMRLMLADQVIPRLRGLLGDAGHFGTRVISFFGTTEASIGEQTADLEGLVPGVTVGLQASFPVIRVKIYARGESPDETASLLDRAGGIVSERLFRHVVSLSGKSLEEAAGELLRSRKATLAVAESCTGGLVSHLLTQVSGSSDYFLLGAVTYANQAKTGLLDVSPKTLAEHGAVSEETASEMAEGVRRAAGADYGISTTGIAGPAGGSAEKPVGTVCIGLATPEGATATRLYFPFGDRDRNKAVFAASAINILRLSLLGVS